A single region of the Salarchaeum japonicum genome encodes:
- a CDS encoding MBL fold metallo-hydrolase: protein MQPGDVATVPSCTDIHYVDTGMYDTAEYGAVYVVDAERPAVVDTGIGTNYERILDALDEVGIAREDVAVIAPTHVHLDHAGGAGLLAEACPNADVYVHELGARHLVDPSRLVAGTKNAVGDQWQFYVEPTPVPEERVVELADGDTIDLGSRALDVHHAPGHAPHQVVFHDDRDDAVFVADAAGIYVPDLDAVRETSPPPNFDLDQCLDDVETIRGLDPDALLYPHFGPVADDVDARLAGYAETLTEWVGAVESKYDELGDEAAVQEYFAENAAVSEVWGSLKASEETAMNVRGVLRYLKHSED from the coding sequence ATGCAACCCGGAGACGTCGCCACGGTTCCCTCCTGCACCGACATCCACTACGTGGACACCGGCATGTACGACACCGCGGAGTACGGCGCGGTCTACGTCGTGGACGCGGAGCGCCCCGCCGTTGTCGATACGGGCATCGGAACGAACTACGAGCGCATCCTCGACGCGCTCGACGAGGTCGGTATCGCCCGCGAGGACGTCGCGGTCATCGCGCCGACGCACGTCCACCTCGACCACGCGGGCGGCGCGGGCCTGCTCGCGGAGGCGTGCCCGAACGCGGACGTGTACGTCCACGAACTCGGCGCGCGCCACCTCGTCGATCCGAGCCGGCTCGTCGCGGGCACGAAGAACGCGGTGGGCGACCAGTGGCAGTTCTACGTCGAACCCACGCCCGTCCCCGAGGAGCGCGTGGTCGAACTCGCTGACGGGGACACGATCGACCTCGGGTCGCGCGCGCTCGACGTGCACCACGCGCCCGGGCACGCCCCCCACCAGGTCGTGTTCCACGACGACCGCGACGACGCCGTCTTCGTCGCGGACGCCGCCGGCATCTACGTCCCCGACCTCGACGCCGTCCGGGAGACGAGTCCGCCGCCGAACTTCGACCTCGACCAGTGCCTCGACGACGTGGAGACGATTCGCGGCCTCGACCCCGACGCCCTGCTCTACCCGCACTTCGGGCCGGTCGCGGACGACGTGGACGCCCGCCTCGCCGGCTACGCGGAGACGCTCACCGAGTGGGTCGGCGCGGTCGAATCGAAGTACGACGAACTCGGGGACGAGGCGGCGGTGCAGGAGTACTTCGCGGAGAACGCCGCCGTGAGCGAGGTGTGGGGGTCGCTGAAGGCGTCTGAGGAAACCGCGATGAACGTGCGGGGCGTGTTGCGATACCTTAAGCACTCTGAGGACTAA
- a CDS encoding AMP-dependent synthetase/ligase, producing MSWQDAEREYEDEVIGRTTLPRLFEDAAERHAERPAQGYKGGIYDRTLTPDVLPAAPAGEYANVTYDEMRSIVRYLAAGFRDIGLGPDDRVGVFAHTRMEWAQTDFSVLAAGGVITTVYPSSSERQVSYLLGDSGATGVVVENQELLERVLAVEDDLDVEWVVVMDEFESQRDDVHSFAEVHERGREVYDEDAYLGWLDDRDPDDLASLIYTSGTTGRPKGVELTHWNFRSNVNQCRKRFGPRPDKGDVPAITEESRLVSYLPLSHVFERLSGHFLQFGSGGHVCYAESPDTLQEDMGLVKPTTGTSVPRVYEKLYDAVREQASGSALSERIFEWAVGVARDHYTAETPGLVLSAKHALADRLVYSKVREALGGNIDYFISGGGSLDPGLAKVFHGMGLPMLEGYGLTETSPVISVNPPEAPKVGTIGPTVVDTDVEIDESVATPEQRERADGTAGELLVKGPQVFSGYWELPDATDEAFTEDGYFRTGDVVDLRADGYIQFLERAKQLLKLSTGKNVAPGPIEDAFAQSSLVEQVMVVGDDRKFVGAVVVPNVEGVRKWGDRQDIDLPESPAELCRDDRVHERIQREVDSVNEEFEDFETIKQFVLVPEEFTEENDMLTPSLKKKRRNIEARYADEIESLYE from the coding sequence ATGAGTTGGCAAGACGCCGAGCGGGAGTACGAGGACGAAGTCATCGGCCGAACCACGCTCCCGCGACTCTTCGAGGACGCCGCGGAGCGACACGCGGAGCGTCCCGCGCAGGGGTACAAGGGCGGTATCTACGACCGCACGCTCACCCCCGACGTCCTCCCCGCCGCGCCCGCGGGCGAGTACGCGAACGTCACGTACGACGAGATGCGTTCCATCGTGCGGTACCTCGCCGCGGGCTTCCGCGACATCGGCCTCGGCCCGGACGACCGCGTCGGCGTGTTCGCGCACACCCGGATGGAGTGGGCGCAGACCGACTTCTCGGTGCTCGCCGCGGGCGGCGTCATCACCACCGTCTACCCGAGTTCGAGCGAACGCCAGGTGTCCTACCTCCTCGGGGACTCCGGCGCGACCGGCGTCGTCGTCGAGAACCAGGAACTCTTAGAGCGCGTGCTCGCCGTGGAGGACGACCTCGACGTGGAGTGGGTGGTCGTGATGGACGAATTCGAGAGCCAGCGCGACGACGTGCACTCGTTCGCGGAGGTGCACGAGCGCGGCCGCGAGGTCTACGACGAGGACGCCTACCTCGGGTGGCTGGACGACCGCGACCCCGACGACCTCGCGAGCCTCATCTACACGTCGGGCACCACGGGCCGGCCGAAGGGCGTGGAACTCACGCACTGGAACTTCCGGTCGAACGTCAATCAGTGCCGGAAGCGCTTCGGGCCGCGGCCGGACAAGGGCGACGTGCCCGCCATCACGGAGGAGAGCCGACTGGTGTCCTACCTCCCGCTCTCCCACGTCTTCGAGCGGCTCTCCGGGCACTTCCTCCAGTTCGGGAGCGGCGGCCACGTCTGTTACGCCGAGTCCCCGGACACGCTCCAGGAGGACATGGGACTCGTGAAGCCGACGACCGGGACGAGCGTCCCGCGCGTGTACGAGAAACTCTACGACGCGGTGCGCGAGCAGGCGTCCGGTTCCGCCCTCAGCGAGCGAATCTTCGAGTGGGCGGTCGGCGTCGCGCGCGACCACTACACCGCGGAGACCCCCGGCCTCGTGCTCTCCGCGAAGCACGCGCTCGCGGACCGCCTCGTCTACTCGAAGGTCCGGGAGGCGCTCGGCGGGAACATCGACTACTTCATCAGCGGCGGCGGCAGCCTCGACCCCGGACTCGCGAAGGTGTTCCACGGGATGGGCCTCCCGATGCTCGAAGGCTACGGTCTCACCGAGACGAGTCCCGTCATCTCCGTCAACCCCCCGGAGGCACCGAAGGTCGGCACCATCGGCCCGACCGTCGTCGATACCGACGTGGAGATAGACGAGTCCGTCGCGACGCCCGAACAGCGCGAGCGCGCGGACGGCACGGCGGGCGAACTGCTCGTGAAGGGCCCGCAGGTGTTCTCGGGCTACTGGGAACTCCCGGACGCGACGGACGAGGCGTTCACGGAGGACGGCTACTTCCGCACCGGCGACGTGGTCGACCTCCGCGCGGACGGCTACATCCAGTTCCTCGAACGCGCGAAACAGCTCCTCAAGCTCTCGACGGGGAAGAACGTCGCGCCCGGCCCCATCGAGGACGCGTTCGCGCAGAGCTCGCTCGTCGAGCAGGTGATGGTCGTCGGGGACGACCGGAAGTTCGTCGGCGCGGTCGTCGTCCCGAACGTCGAGGGCGTGCGGAAGTGGGGCGACCGCCAGGACATCGACCTCCCGGAGTCGCCCGCTGAACTCTGCCGGGACGACCGCGTGCACGAGCGCATCCAGCGCGAGGTCGATTCGGTGAACGAGGAGTTCGAGGACTTCGAGACGATCAAGCAGTTCGTGCTCGTTCCCGAGGAGTTCACGGAGGAAAACGACATGCTCACTCCCTCGCTGAAGAAGAAACGCCGGAACATCGAGGCGCGCTACGCGGACGAAATCGAATCCCTGTACGAGTAA
- a CDS encoding acetate--CoA ligase, whose amino-acid sequence MDDGRPGRERPASVAPPEGFAADANATDALRGEFADWPDCWAAAGDLLDWESAYDDVLDADGERATWFAGGRLNAAANCVDRHVEAGRKNRAAIKWEGKRGETRTYTYQDLHREVNAFAAALRELGVEEDDVVTLYLPMVPELPIAMLACARIGAVHSVVFAGFSKDALATRLEQTGSSLLVTCDGYYRRGTAYDLKSKADNAALAVPQSVQQVVVDRLGNGRALDGDHAYDRLVDEHAGADVEPVPRDAEDALFVIHTSGTTGEPTAVRHATGGYLAHVAWTSETVLDLSHEDTHWCSADVGWITGHSYIVYGPLALGATTVMYEGAPDHPERNRIWEIVERNAVDVFYTAPTAIHSFMKWGAEYPEKHDLSSLRLLGTVGEPIDETAWWWYYEHIGRGECPIVDTWWQTETGGILLSTLPGVDEMRPGAAGPPIPGVEADVVGARGDPVDPGESGMLAVTRPWPGMADSLRENATREGWAYDTGDTATVDDAGYIRLLGRRGDLLNVAGRRLGTAEVESAIVGVEGVAEAAVVGGSGEAGTSLYAYVSPRKNVSATDPLRERVRDAVADAIGRFAAPDVVVFTPDLPKTRSGKLMRRYLERITNGDDIEDTSALRNPEIVGELESIVEDVSESS is encoded by the coding sequence ATGGACGATGGACGACCCGGGCGGGAGCGCCCGGCGAGCGTCGCGCCGCCCGAGGGATTCGCGGCGGACGCGAACGCGACGGACGCGTTGCGCGGCGAGTTCGCGGACTGGCCCGACTGCTGGGCGGCCGCGGGCGACCTGCTCGACTGGGAGTCGGCGTACGACGACGTACTGGACGCCGACGGCGAGCGCGCGACCTGGTTCGCGGGCGGGCGGTTGAACGCCGCGGCGAACTGCGTGGACCGCCACGTCGAGGCGGGCCGGAAGAACCGCGCGGCCATCAAGTGGGAGGGAAAGCGCGGGGAGACGCGGACGTACACGTACCAGGATCTCCACCGGGAGGTGAACGCGTTCGCGGCGGCGCTCCGCGAGCTGGGGGTCGAAGAGGACGACGTGGTGACGCTCTACCTCCCGATGGTGCCGGAACTCCCCATCGCGATGCTGGCCTGCGCGCGCATCGGCGCGGTGCACTCCGTCGTGTTCGCGGGGTTCTCGAAGGACGCGCTGGCGACCCGCCTCGAACAGACCGGCTCCTCCCTGCTGGTGACCTGCGACGGCTACTACCGCAGGGGCACTGCGTACGACCTGAAGAGCAAGGCGGACAACGCCGCGCTCGCCGTGCCGCAGTCCGTCCAGCAGGTCGTCGTCGACCGCCTCGGGAACGGCCGCGCGCTCGACGGCGACCACGCGTACGACCGCCTCGTGGACGAGCACGCGGGCGCGGACGTGGAGCCGGTTCCCCGGGACGCCGAGGACGCCCTGTTCGTCATCCACACGTCGGGAACCACGGGAGAGCCGACGGCGGTTCGCCACGCCACCGGGGGCTACCTCGCGCACGTCGCGTGGACGAGCGAGACCGTCCTCGACCTCTCCCACGAGGACACGCACTGGTGTAGCGCGGACGTGGGCTGGATCACCGGGCACTCCTACATCGTGTACGGCCCGCTCGCGCTCGGCGCGACCACCGTGATGTACGAGGGCGCGCCCGACCACCCCGAGCGCAACCGCATCTGGGAGATCGTGGAACGCAACGCCGTGGACGTGTTCTACACCGCGCCGACCGCCATCCACTCCTTCATGAAGTGGGGCGCGGAGTACCCGGAGAAGCACGACCTCTCCAGCCTCCGCCTGCTGGGAACGGTCGGCGAACCCATCGACGAGACGGCGTGGTGGTGGTACTACGAGCACATCGGCCGCGGGGAGTGCCCCATCGTGGACACGTGGTGGCAGACCGAGACGGGCGGCATCCTCCTCTCGACGCTCCCGGGCGTGGACGAGATGCGGCCGGGCGCGGCGGGCCCGCCGATTCCGGGCGTCGAGGCGGACGTGGTGGGCGCGCGCGGCGACCCCGTCGACCCGGGCGAGTCCGGGATGCTCGCGGTGACGCGGCCGTGGCCGGGGATGGCGGACTCCCTCCGCGAGAACGCGACCCGTGAGGGCTGGGCGTACGACACGGGCGACACCGCGACCGTGGACGACGCGGGCTACATCCGACTGCTGGGGCGGCGCGGCGACCTCCTGAACGTCGCGGGCCGCCGCCTCGGAACCGCCGAGGTGGAGTCCGCCATCGTCGGCGTCGAGGGCGTCGCGGAAGCCGCCGTCGTCGGCGGGTCGGGGGAGGCGGGTACGTCGCTGTACGCGTACGTCAGCCCGCGGAAGAACGTGAGCGCGACCGACCCGCTCCGCGAGCGCGTGCGGGACGCGGTCGCGGACGCCATCGGCCGGTTCGCCGCGCCGGACGTGGTCGTGTTCACGCCCGACCTCCCGAAGACGCGCTCGGGGAAACTGATGCGGCGCTACCTCGAACGCATCACGAACGGCGACGACATCGAGGACACGTCCGCGCTCCGCAACCCCGAAATCGTCGGCGAACTCGAATCCATCGTCGAAGACGTTTCGGAATCATCGTAG